A single genomic interval of Pyrus communis chromosome 7, drPyrComm1.1, whole genome shotgun sequence harbors:
- the LOC137741154 gene encoding WAT1-related protein At5g40240-like, translating to MVWRQRIWGAVPFTAMAIVECAEVGVSTISKVAMAEGMSHFVFIVYYNALGTLLLLPFFIYRRNKRPPLTFRLICQFFLLGLIGSSGKILFFAGVKNSSAILAAAMANLTPIFTFLLAIIFRMEKLDLRKATGYAKSLGAIIAVGGALIVTLYDGPALLNSSLSSGLNHSTHRSFVSQSSTWIFGGMLLAIQCLVSSTWNIAQAATVKDYPEEMTIVFFYTMFLTIQCTVISLIVERNNLSAWKMELPIEIIGILYAAICVSVFRISVHVWCLHKKGPVYVAMFKPLGIAIAAVVVVVFLGNTFYLGSLIGSIVISLGFYTVTYAQLREKVMEVDNAVQRSEPSTQTTPLLRSSISNEV from the exons ATGGTGTGGCGACAGCGCATATggggggccgtgcccttcactgCCATGGCAATCGTTGAGTGTGCAGAAGTTGGCGTGTCAACAATAAGCAAGGTTGCCATGGCGGAAGGGATGAGCCACTTTGTCTTCATTGTCTATTACAACGCTCTTGGTACCCTCTTGCTTCTCCCCTTCTTCATCTACCGAAG AAACAAGCGACCACCCTTGACTTTCAGGCTCATTTGCCAATTCTTTCTCCTCGGCCTAATAGG GAGCTCAGGGAAAATTCTGTTTTTCGCCGGTGTCAAAAACAGTTCGGCTATTCTTGCGGCAGCAATGGCGAATCTCACCCCAATTTTCACTTTCTTGCTTGCCATAATTTTCAG GATGGAAAAGCTAGACTTGAGAAAAGCAACCGGTTATGCCAAATCCTTGGGCGCCATTATAGCAGTGGGAGGGGCATTGATAGTGACCCTCTACGACGGCCCTGCTCTTTTGAATTCTTCCTTGTCTTCCGGCTTGAATCACTCGACTCATAGATCTTTCGTCTCACAGTCATCAACCTGGATCTTTGGAGGTATGCTACTTGCAATCCAATGCCTCGTATCTTCGACATGGAACATCGCTCAG GCAGCCACTGTGAAGGATTACCCGGAAGAAATGACCATAGTCTTCTTCTACACCATGTTTCTGACAATTCAATGCACAGTTATCTCTCTAATTGTGGAAAGGAATAATCTGAGTGCTTGGAAAATGGAGCTTCCCATTGAGATAATCGGCATTTTGTATGCG GCAATCTGTGTGAGTGTGTTTCGCATCAGTGTTCATGTCTGGTGCTTGCACAAGAAGGGGCCTGTTTATGTAGCCATGTTTAAGCCCTTAGGAATCGCCATTGCGGCAGTCGTGGTGGTTGTTTTCCTTGGCAACACCTTTTATCTTGGCAG TTTGATTGGATCTATTGTGATCTCGCTGGGATTTTATACCGTGACATATGCACAACTAAGGGAGAAAGTGATGGAGGTTGATAATGCAGTTCAACGATCAGAACCGTCGACCCAAACGACTCCGCTGTTGCGAAGCAGTATCAGTAATGAAGTATGA
- the LOC137739277 gene encoding uncharacterized protein, whose protein sequence is MGWRRWFQKDVLPFTAMVTVECTNVGLNVLFKAATLKGLSYYVFIVYSNLVATLVLLPLLFLFPNPRTGLPSFNLSLLLKVFLLGLIGFLADLCGYIGINYSSPTLDSAMSNLTPAFTFILAVFFRMESLALRSYSTQAKIMGTLVSISGALVVVLYKGPTILSTPSDPNPSPMLSTPPTNWVIGGLLCALQYLLYSTWYILQTHVMKAYPAEIVLVFLYNLCGTIISAPVCFIAETNLSAWRLRPDIALVAIIYSGCLGSSFGSLVHTWALHLKGPVYISIFKPLSIAIAAALSVIFLGDALSLGSIVGAIILSMGFYAVIWGKSKEEQMKPLPIGMGKVPLLESYKVENIFVISDNTRYLFNFTISSSLFPSEFYREKHRERERGASMAAVGRSCYTDVLPFTAMVTMECLNVGLNTLFKAATLNGMSYHVFVVYSYSVAAFVLIPAPFVSHRSRVLPPLNFSIMSKVLLLGLIGSSSQIMGYTGINYSSPTLASAISNLVPAFTFILAIIFRLESAALRKRSSQAKILGTIVSLAGAFVVTLYKGPSIVFANRSQSLSLHQPLLNSTPTNPNWIVGGLLLTAEYILVPLWYIVQAQIMKEYPNELTVIFFYNVCVVAVSAAVALITEPNSSAWKLRPDIALLSILCSGLFGSCLNNAVHTWVLRLKGPVFVTMFKPLSMAIAVAMGVAFLRDTLYLGSLVGATIISIGFYTVLWGKTKEEAGEESVAASLESPSTTHKAPLLQNYINEK, encoded by the exons ATGGGATGGAGGAGGTGGTTTCAGAAGGATGTTCTGCCGTTCACGGCCATGGTTACGGTGGAGTGCACAAACGTGGGATTAAACGTCCTATTCAAAGCAGCAACCTTAAAAGGTCTAAGCTACTATGTTTTCATCGTCTACTCCAACCTAGTTGCCACTCTTGTCCTCCTCCCTCTGCTTTTCTTGTTTCCAAATCCCAG AACGGGGCTTCCTTCTTTcaacctctctctcctcctcaaaGTTTTCCTCCTCGGACTGATCGG GTTTTTGGCTGATTTATGTGGATATATAGGCATAAATTACAGTTCACCAACTCTTGATTCAGCTATGAGCAACCTCACACCGGCGTTTACTTTCATACTCGCCGTCTTCTTCAG GATGGAGAGTTTAGCTCTGAGAAGTTACAGCACCCAAGCTAAAATCATGGGCACTTTAGTATCAATATCAGGGGCATTGGTAGTGGTTCTTTACAAGGGCCCTACGATTTTATCCACTCCATCTGATCCTAATCCATCTCCAATGTTAAGCACACCACCAACAAATTGGGTAATTGGAGGCCTCCTATGTGCTCTTCAGTATCTTCTCTACTCAACTTGGTATATCCTTCAg ACCCATGTCATGAAGGCATATCCAGCTGAGATAGTTTTAGTCTTCTTATACAACTTGTGTGGGACAATTATATCAGCACCAGTATGTTTTATAGCAGAAACAAACTTGAGTGCCTGGAGGCTAAGGCCTGATATTGCATTGGTCGCCATTATTTACTCG GGATGCCTTGGTTCTTCCTTCGGTTCGCTTGTTCACACTTGGGCCCTGCACTTGAAGGGGCCTGTCTATATATCGATCTTCAAGCCGTTGTCTATAGCCATTGCTGCTGCTTTGAGTGTCATTTTCCTTGGTGATGCTCTCTCTCTCGGCAG TATTGTTGGAGCTATAATTCTGTCCATGGGGTTTTATGCTGTAATATGGGGTAAATCGAAGGAAGAACAAATGAAACCATTGCCTATTGGTATGGGAAAGGTCCCTCTGTTGGAAAGCtacaaagttgaaaatat CTTTGTGATCTCAGATAACACCCGTTATTTATTTAACTTTACCATCTCATCCTCTCTGTTTCCTTCTGAGTTTTATAGAGagaaacacagagagagagaaagaggagcaTCCATGGCAGCAGTAGGGAGGTCTTGTTACACAGATGTGCTGCCGTTCACGGCGATGGTGACGATGGAGTGCCTGAACGTCGGCCTAAACACACTCTTCAAAGCTGCCACTTTAAATGGAATGAGCTACCATGTCTTTGTTGTCTACTCTTACTCTGTTGCTGCCTTTGTTCTCATCCCAGCTCCTTTCGTCTCCCACAG ATCAAGGGTGCTTCCTCCTCTCAACTTCTCCATAATGTCTAaagttcttcttcttggacTCATAGG GAGTTCATCACAGATCATGGGGTACACAGGAATCAACTACAGCTCTCCAACGCTTGCTTCAGCCATCAGCAACCTTGTGCCAGCTTTCACTTTCATCCTCGCCATCATTTTCAG GCTGGAAAGTGCAGCTCTGAGAAAGAGAAGCAGTCAAGCAAAAATCTTGGGTACAATAGTTTcacttgcaggtgcatttgtgGTGACTCTCTACAAGGGCCCTTCGATTGTGTTTGCTAATCGGTCACAGTCCCTTTCACTCCACCAACCTCTTCTAAACTCTACACCAACAAACCCAAATTGGATAGTTGGTGGCCTTCTGCTAACGGCTGAGTACATATTGGTACCACTTTGGTACATTGTTCAG GCACAAATCATGAAAGAGTACCCGAATGAGTTAACCGTGATCTTCTTCTACAATGTATGCGTGGTTGCCGTATCTGCAGCGGTTGCCTTGATAACAGAACCGAATTCCAGCGCTTGGAAGTTGCGACCTGATATTGCATTGCTCTCCATACTCTGCTCA GGGCTATTTGGGTCATGTTTGAACAATGCTGTTCACACATGGGTGTTGCGCTTGAAGGGACCTGTCTTTGTGACAATGTTCAAGCCTTTGTCCATGGCCATTGCCGTTGCCATGGGCGTTGCTTTCCTTCGTGACACTCTTTATCTCGGAAG CCTAGTTGGAGCAACAATAATATCTATTGGGTTTTATACCGTACTGTGGGGAAAAACAAAGGAAGAGGCCGGTGAAGAATCTGTAGCTGCTAGCCTGGAATCCCCATCAACCACCCACAAGGCCCCTTTATTGCAAAACTACATAAACGAGAAGTAA
- the LOC137740342 gene encoding xyloglucan O-acetyltransferase 4-like isoform X1 — MSFCTFFPEKSHNYPNRERGHNNNMSRLAPFLVAFLATATIFSLFLLYSPNPFLISPKQGLNDLNSVQNQTSIHAAQKEHQAPDRTNIKLLPPPKKEEECDLFKGHWIPDSRGAMYTNSSCATIPESKNCFRNGRRDRDFLNWRWKPDKCELPRFDPKTFLEIVRGKKMAFIGDSVARNHVESLLCLLSQEENPKDIYKYSDDRFRIWYFPQYDFTLMKLWSKYLIAAEERMVNGSGSSIFDLQLDKVDDKWAEQLPELDYAIFSGGHWFFRLMYLHEGDKLTGCVYCNEPNVTEYNNSQALRMAFRAIFKYIKDCKNCKGGLLTLLRIFAPAHFEGGAWNTGGYCNRTSPLSEGEIDLGRFDWELRSIQVEEFERAKKEGEMEGRRFRVLDITRAMLMRPDGHPGAHWGNKWMKGYNDCVHWCMPGPVDYWNHFLMEIIRNEGGGFRV, encoded by the exons ATGAGTTTTTGTACTTTTTTCCCAGAAAAATCCCACAACTACCCCAACAGGGAGAGAGGCCATAATAATAACATGAGCAGATTGGCTCCTTTCTTGGTCGCATTTCTAGCCACTGCCACCATTTTTAGCTTGTTCCTACTCTATTCTCCaaacccttttttaatttctcCCAAACAGGGTCTTAACGATCTCAATTCTGTTCAAAACCAGACATCCATTCATGCAGCACAGAAAGAACATCAAGCCCCTGATCGCACTAACATCAAGCTCCTACCCCCACCAA agaaggaggaggagtgTGATTTGTTCAAGGGTCATTGGATTCCGGATTCGAGAGGAGCAATGTACACGAATTCGAGCTGCGCCACGATTCCGGAATCAAAAAATTGTTTCAGAAATGGGAGGAGGGACAGGGATTTTCTGAATTGGAGATGGAAACCGGACAAGTGCGAGCTTCCGCGGTTTGACCCGAAAACGTTTTTGGAAATTGTTCGGGGAAAGAAAATGGCGTTCATCGGCGACTCTGTCGCCAGGAACCATGTCGAGTCTCTTCTCTGCCTCTTGTCACAG GAGGAAAACCCTAAAGACATTTACAAGTATTCCGATGACCGGTTCAGGATATGGTACTTTCCTCAGTACGACTTCACCCTCATGAAATTATGGTCCAAATATCTCATAGCTGCAGAGGAGAGGATGGTTAACGGTTCAGGATCCAGCATTTTTGATTTGCAACTGGACAAGGTCGACGATAAATGGGCAGAACAGCTTCCGGAATTAGACTACGCTATATTCTCAGGCGGGCATTGGTTTTTTCGTCTAATGTACCTACACGAAGGTGACAAACTTACCGGATGTGTTTACTGTAACGAACCTAATGTCACCGAATACAACAACAGCCAAGCCTTGCGCATGGCTTTTCGAGCTATATTCAAGTACATAAAGGATTGCAAAAACTGCAAGGGAGGCCTCTTGACCTTGTTGAGGATATTTGCGCCAGCACATTTTGAAGGCGGGGCTTGGAACACCGGGGGATACTGCAACCGAACAAGTCCTTTGAGCGAGGGGGAAATCGATTTGGGACGTTTTGATTGGGAACTGAGGAGCATTCAGGTTGAGGAGTTTGAAAGAGCAAAAAAAGAAGGGGAGATGGAGGGGAggaggtttagggttttggataTAACTAGGGCAATGCTTATGAGACCGGATGGGCACCCGGGAGCTCACTGGGGAAACAAGTGGATGAAGGGTTACAACGACTGTGTGCATTGGTGCATGCCAGGCCCTGTTGATTACTGGAACCATTTTTTGATGGAGATTATCCGAAACGAGGGaggagggtttagggtttag
- the LOC137741127 gene encoding protease Do-like 9, whose product MHIQRISPASAATVSDAVSLPPATEPIKISAFGLPDQNGACGRDLSVVSEPLMTVPRWERVGRVVPSMDAVVKVFCVHTEPNFSLPWQRKKQYSSSSSGFVIRGRRVLTNAHSVDHHTQVKLKKRGSDTKYLATVLAIGTECDIAMLTVSDDEFWEGISPVEFGDLPALQDAVTVVGYPIGGDTISVTSGVVSRMEILPYVHGSTELLGMQIDAAINSGNSGGPAFNDKGECVGIAFQSLKHEDAENIGYVIPVPVIMHFIRDYEKNGVYTGFPILGIKWQKMENPDLRMSMGMRPDQKGIRIRRLEPTAPESQLLKPSDVILSFDGVNIASDGTVPFRHGERIGFSYLVSQKYIGDNALVKVLRNSETLEFSIKLAKHKELIPSHIEGKPPSYYIVAGFVLTAVSLPYLRSEFGNIFDVPIKLLDKHLHAMAQSTDEQLVVVSQVLVADINIGYEDIVNNQVLTFNDMPVKNLKSLVIMVENCDDEYLKFGLEYNQMVVLQTKAAKAATLDILTTHCISSSMSDDLKTKENALEEVSSMADDLRDTILEKVEAVCWP is encoded by the exons ATGCATATCCAACGCATCAGTCCCGCCAGCGCCGCCACCGTGAGCGACGCCGTTTCCCTCCCTCCCGCAACCGAGCCCATCAAGATATCGGCTTTCGGACTCCCCGACCAAAACGGCGCTTGTGGGAGAGATTTGTCGGTCGTTTCGGAGCCGCTGATGACGGTGCCGAGGTGGGAGAGGGTGGGGAGAGTTGTCCCGTCCATGGACGCGGTCGTGAAGGTGTTCTGTGTCCACACGGAGCCGAATTTCTCGCTTCCGTGGCAGAGGAAGAAGCAGTACAGCTCCAGCAGTAGTGGGTTTGTGATTCGGGGCAGGAGGGTTTTGACCAATGCGCATTCGGTGGATCATCATACCCAGGTCAAGCTCAAGAAACGGGGCTCCGATACCAAGTACTTGGCCACCGTGTTGGCCATTGGAACCGAATGCGATATCG CGATGCTTACGGTGAGTGATGATGAGTTCTGGGAAGGGATTTCACCTGTGGAGTTTGGAGATTTACCAGCACTCCAAGATGCCGTGACTGTTGTTGGGTACCCGATTGGGGGCGACACAATCTCCGTGACGAGCGGAGTTGTGTCGCGAATGGAGATACTGCCTTATGTCCATGGCTCTACTGAGCTTCTGGGAATGCAG ATAGATGCTGCAATCAACTCTGGAAACTCTGGTGGGCCTGCCTTTAATGATAAGGGAGAATGTGTGGGAATTGCATTCCAGTCCCTCAAACACGAAGATGCGGAAAATATAGGCTATGTTATACCTGTACCAGTTATTATGCACTTTATTCGAGATTATGAGAAGAATGGTGTCTATACAGGGTTTCCAATTCTCGGGATTAAGTGGCAAAAGATGGAGAATCCTGATCTTCGTATGTCAATGGGAATGAGACCTGATCAAAAGGGTATCCGAATTAGAAGGCTGGAACCTACAGCTCCAGAATCTCAACTGCTAAAGCCATCTGATGTTATTCTTAGTTTTGATGGGGTTAACATCGCTAGTGATGGCACAG TTCCATTCAGGCATGGAGAGCGCATAGGTTTCAGTTACCTTGTCTCTCAAAAATACATAGGTGACAATGCCCTAGTAAAAGTTCTTCGAAACTCGGAGACACTTGAGTTTAGCATTAAACTAGCAAAACACAAGGAGCTCATCCCTTCACACATTGAGGGAAAACCTCCCTCCTATTATATCGTTGCTGGATTTGTTTTGACAGCTGTATCCCTTCCATATCTGCGTTCTGAG TTTGGAAATATATTTGACGTTCCAATTAAACTGTTGGACAAGCATTTACATGCAATGGCGCAGTCTACTGATGAACAGCTCGTTGTTGTTTCTCAG GTACTTGTTGCTGACATTAATATTGGATATGAGGACATCGTTAACAATCAG GTTCTTACTTTCAATGATATGCCTGTGAAGAATCTGAAGAGCTTGGTGATCATGGTTGAGAATTGTGATGACGAGTACTTAAAGTTTGGCCTTGAATATAATCAG ATGGTTGTTCTGCAAACAAAAGCTGCCAAGGCAGCGACACTGGATATCCTCACAACACATTGCATATCATCTTCCATGTCTGATGATCTTAAGACTAAAGAGAATGCTTTAGAGGAAGTAAGTTCTATGGCCGATGACCTTAGAGATACGATCTTAGAGAAAGTAGAGGCTGTCTGCTGGCCTTAA
- the LOC137739810 gene encoding uncharacterized protein, whose translation MSQGYAIELYFDPALENQVLKAWNVLARRQISTQLIEIESRPHITLFSSPFVEPAKLENVIRAFASKQEPLALSFSSIGSLPNDNNVLFLAPTPSVSLLQFQSQLCEIMKKEGVEIGEEYRTDCWLPYCAVAQEVPKTRLAEAFCVLRDLKLPVAGYAMDIGLVEFSPVRELFSFVLGNTVEA comes from the coding sequence ATGTCACAGGGCTATGCAATCGAGCTTTATTTCGATCCAGCCCTCGAAAACCAGGTCTTGAAGGCTTGGAACGTGCTCGCCCGCCGTCAGATTAGTACCCAGCTCATCGAAATCGAATCACGACCGCACATCACCCTCTTCTCAAGCCCCTTCGTCGAACCCGCGAAGCTCGAAAACGTGATCAGAGCCTTCGCCTCCAAGCAAGAGCCTCTGGCCTTGTCCTTTTCTTCGATTGGGAGCCTCCCAAATGACAACAACGTCCTGTTTCTGGCGCCAACTCCATCGGTTTCGTTGCTGCAGTTTCAGTCCCAATTGTGCGAGATAATGAAGAAGGAAGGTGTTGAAATTGGGGAGGAGTATCGCACTGACTGTTGGCTTCCTTACTGTGCTGTTGCTCAGGAAGTGCCCAAGACTCGACTGGCGGAAGCGTTTTGCGTGTTGAGGGACTTGAAGTTGCCGGTTGCAGGGTATGCAATGGATATTGGATTGGTGGAGTTTTCGCCGGTTCGCGAGCTATTCTCGTTTGTGCTAGGTAACACAGTGGAAGCATGA
- the LOC137740342 gene encoding xyloglucan O-acetyltransferase 4-like isoform X2 — MSRLAPFLVAFLATATIFSLFLLYSPNPFLISPKQGLNDLNSVQNQTSIHAAQKEHQAPDRTNIKLLPPPKKEEECDLFKGHWIPDSRGAMYTNSSCATIPESKNCFRNGRRDRDFLNWRWKPDKCELPRFDPKTFLEIVRGKKMAFIGDSVARNHVESLLCLLSQEENPKDIYKYSDDRFRIWYFPQYDFTLMKLWSKYLIAAEERMVNGSGSSIFDLQLDKVDDKWAEQLPELDYAIFSGGHWFFRLMYLHEGDKLTGCVYCNEPNVTEYNNSQALRMAFRAIFKYIKDCKNCKGGLLTLLRIFAPAHFEGGAWNTGGYCNRTSPLSEGEIDLGRFDWELRSIQVEEFERAKKEGEMEGRRFRVLDITRAMLMRPDGHPGAHWGNKWMKGYNDCVHWCMPGPVDYWNHFLMEIIRNEGGGFRV, encoded by the exons ATGAGCAGATTGGCTCCTTTCTTGGTCGCATTTCTAGCCACTGCCACCATTTTTAGCTTGTTCCTACTCTATTCTCCaaacccttttttaatttctcCCAAACAGGGTCTTAACGATCTCAATTCTGTTCAAAACCAGACATCCATTCATGCAGCACAGAAAGAACATCAAGCCCCTGATCGCACTAACATCAAGCTCCTACCCCCACCAA agaaggaggaggagtgTGATTTGTTCAAGGGTCATTGGATTCCGGATTCGAGAGGAGCAATGTACACGAATTCGAGCTGCGCCACGATTCCGGAATCAAAAAATTGTTTCAGAAATGGGAGGAGGGACAGGGATTTTCTGAATTGGAGATGGAAACCGGACAAGTGCGAGCTTCCGCGGTTTGACCCGAAAACGTTTTTGGAAATTGTTCGGGGAAAGAAAATGGCGTTCATCGGCGACTCTGTCGCCAGGAACCATGTCGAGTCTCTTCTCTGCCTCTTGTCACAG GAGGAAAACCCTAAAGACATTTACAAGTATTCCGATGACCGGTTCAGGATATGGTACTTTCCTCAGTACGACTTCACCCTCATGAAATTATGGTCCAAATATCTCATAGCTGCAGAGGAGAGGATGGTTAACGGTTCAGGATCCAGCATTTTTGATTTGCAACTGGACAAGGTCGACGATAAATGGGCAGAACAGCTTCCGGAATTAGACTACGCTATATTCTCAGGCGGGCATTGGTTTTTTCGTCTAATGTACCTACACGAAGGTGACAAACTTACCGGATGTGTTTACTGTAACGAACCTAATGTCACCGAATACAACAACAGCCAAGCCTTGCGCATGGCTTTTCGAGCTATATTCAAGTACATAAAGGATTGCAAAAACTGCAAGGGAGGCCTCTTGACCTTGTTGAGGATATTTGCGCCAGCACATTTTGAAGGCGGGGCTTGGAACACCGGGGGATACTGCAACCGAACAAGTCCTTTGAGCGAGGGGGAAATCGATTTGGGACGTTTTGATTGGGAACTGAGGAGCATTCAGGTTGAGGAGTTTGAAAGAGCAAAAAAAGAAGGGGAGATGGAGGGGAggaggtttagggttttggataTAACTAGGGCAATGCTTATGAGACCGGATGGGCACCCGGGAGCTCACTGGGGAAACAAGTGGATGAAGGGTTACAACGACTGTGTGCATTGGTGCATGCCAGGCCCTGTTGATTACTGGAACCATTTTTTGATGGAGATTATCCGAAACGAGGGaggagggtttagggtttag